A DNA window from Actinomycetota bacterium contains the following coding sequences:
- a CDS encoding restriction endonuclease produces MTEHRYIIKKDGEKELYSKGKIRRSLLKAGTEPEIVEYIIAYIEKNLQKVSKSKDIYRLVLHQLKKKQPVAAIKYTLKEAIMDIGPTGFTFERYFAKLMEHYGYQTQVGTIVKGFCVEHEIDVIAHKDQGHFMVECKYHNHPGSKSDLKTVLYIYARFLDLKKGNRHNSHPYQFSQAWLATNTKCTTEAIKYAQCVNLNLIAWHYPEEKNLEYYIEYKKLYPISILPELKKKEKQKLFESNIYTIQDFLKTPPSIIAEILSTDQDTVDKLFARAALLLL; encoded by the coding sequence ATGACAGAACACAGATACATAATCAAAAAAGATGGAGAAAAGGAATTATACAGTAAGGGAAAAATAAGGAGATCCCTTCTGAAAGCAGGCACAGAGCCTGAAATTGTCGAATATATAATAGCTTATATTGAGAAAAATTTGCAAAAGGTATCAAAATCTAAAGATATCTACCGCCTGGTCTTACACCAATTGAAAAAAAAGCAACCGGTAGCCGCTATAAAATATACCTTAAAGGAAGCCATTATGGATATAGGTCCTACCGGTTTTACCTTTGAAAGGTACTTTGCAAAACTGATGGAGCATTATGGTTACCAAACCCAGGTGGGCACCATAGTCAAAGGATTCTGTGTTGAACATGAAATTGATGTGATAGCCCATAAAGACCAAGGGCATTTCATGGTGGAGTGTAAATACCATAACCACCCTGGCAGCAAAAGTGACTTGAAAACCGTACTTTATATCTATGCCAGGTTTCTGGACCTTAAGAAGGGAAACCGCCATAACTCCCATCCCTATCAATTTTCACAAGCCTGGCTGGCTACTAATACCAAATGTACTACTGAAGCTATTAAATATGCACAATGTGTAAATTTGAACCTTATTGCTTGGCATTACCCTGAAGAGAAAAACCTTGAATATTATATTGAATACAAGAAACTTTACCCTATTTCCATACTGCCGGAATTAAAAAAGAAAGAGAAACAAAAGCTGTTTGAAAGTAACATATATACCATACAGGACTTTTTAAAAACTCCGCCTTCAATTATAGCTGAAATATTATCTACAGACCAGGATACGGTAGACAAGCTTTTTGCCAGGGCGGCCTTGCTACTGCTTTAA
- a CDS encoding glucose-1-phosphate thymidylyltransferase, whose amino-acid sequence MLKPEDFFDLEQNYLKALFDGCQYVWEGLKNIRSFIKANLNPNVAGIRKGSSFVSSDRVLYKGRVIEEGLEIDSSRNQVIEKGQILEGATIIYAGACLMDDNICIGQGTVIEPGALIKGPAIIGDYNEVRQGAYLRGNVIVGNHCVIGHTTEMKTAVMLGESKAGHFAYIGDSILGRVNLGAGTKLANLKIIDSNVVLKINEKNYDTELRKFGAILGDGVETGCNSVTSPGSLLSKDVLLYPNTTARGYYAPLSIVKNKQVHHIQERK is encoded by the coding sequence ATGCTTAAACCTGAAGATTTCTTTGATCTGGAACAAAATTACCTCAAGGCACTGTTTGATGGGTGCCAGTATGTATGGGAAGGCCTAAAAAATATAAGGAGTTTTATTAAAGCAAACCTAAATCCCAATGTAGCCGGAATTAGAAAAGGGTCATCTTTTGTAAGCAGTGACCGGGTGCTTTATAAGGGCAGGGTAATAGAGGAAGGCTTGGAGATTGACAGCAGCCGGAACCAGGTTATAGAAAAGGGCCAAATTCTAGAGGGCGCTACCATTATTTATGCCGGTGCCTGTCTTATGGATGATAATATTTGTATAGGCCAGGGCACAGTAATAGAGCCTGGAGCCTTAATAAAAGGCCCTGCCATTATTGGTGACTATAATGAGGTCAGGCAGGGTGCTTATTTGAGGGGAAATGTAATAGTAGGCAATCACTGTGTAATAGGGCATACCACTGAAATGAAAACTGCAGTTATGCTGGGAGAAAGCAAAGCGGGGCACTTTGCCTATATCGGGGACAGCATATTGGGTAGAGTAAACCTGGGGGCAGGTACCAAACTGGCTAATTTAAAAATAATTGATTCTAATGTAGTCCTAAAAATCAACGAGAAAAATTATGATACGGAGCTGCGGAAATTCGGGGCTATCCTGGGAGATGGGGTAGAGACAGGCTGCAACAGTGTAACTTCCCCGGGAAGTTTGCTTTCAAAAGATGTCCTGCTTTATCCCAATACGACAGCCAGGGGATACTATGCACCCCTTAGCATTGTCAAGAATAAGCAAGTTCACCACATACAAGAGAGGAAGTAG
- a CDS encoding sugar phosphate isomerase/epimerase, with protein sequence MIIGISSMILGDQEKILDRDEISFLAGSGLKYLELSNYHKLDERSMGFLKDSGIALYSIHADYNDCDISETNLTIRTKGMEDALSRIDIAARWGAKILVVHPGGWFDDHSEGERTLNCMESLVRICNYAEPKGIKVAVENLPMGFFGEDLETLSCILAEVRKKVNRPENIGICLDTGHAHLTENLYDILSEFKDSIFTMHLQDNNGDQNRSKKDALDDLHLPPGQGGIDWRRFFITLEDIGYRGAIIFELKGDSIKGQDKNFIMGKLREFLSREPYFRNKIR encoded by the coding sequence ATGATTATAGGGATCAGCAGCATGATTTTGGGAGACCAGGAGAAAATACTGGACAGGGATGAGATAAGCTTTTTGGCAGGTTCAGGCTTAAAATATTTAGAACTATCCAACTATCATAAACTGGATGAGAGATCTATGGGATTTTTAAAGGATTCCGGGATAGCTTTATATTCCATACATGCTGATTATAATGATTGTGATATTTCAGAAACAAACTTAACAATCAGAACCAAAGGCATGGAGGATGCCTTGTCCAGGATAGATATAGCAGCCAGGTGGGGAGCAAAGATTTTGGTCGTACATCCTGGAGGATGGTTTGATGACCATTCCGAAGGTGAAAGAACCCTAAACTGCATGGAAAGCCTGGTCAGGATATGCAACTATGCAGAACCAAAGGGGATTAAAGTGGCAGTGGAAAATCTGCCCATGGGGTTTTTCGGAGAGGATTTAGAAACCTTAAGCTGCATACTTGCTGAGGTTAGAAAAAAGGTAAATAGGCCAGAAAATATAGGGATATGCCTGGATACCGGGCATGCTCATTTAACTGAAAATCTATATGATATATTGTCAGAGTTTAAGGATTCAATCTTTACCATGCACCTACAGGACAATAATGGGGACCAAAACCGCAGTAAAAAAGACGCTTTGGATGACCTGCACCTGCCTCCGGGGCAAGGTGGCATAGATTGGCGGCGTTTTTTTATTACTTTGGAGGATATAGGCTACAGGGGGGCTATTATCTTTGAGCTTAAAGGGGATTCCATAAAAGGCCAGGACAAAAATTTTATTATGGGTAAGCTTAGGGAATTCTTAAGCCGGGAACCCTATTTTAGAAATAAGATAAGGTAG
- a CDS encoding LuxR C-terminal-related transcriptional regulator yields MNDAEFLKELIRRKNSIDRKEKFEQFFKFIFNNIRDGISILDVNLNIIGVNSLLENWFSHKIPFIGEKCYKIYHNRQEPCVGCPTLKAVQQKRTIRGIMPYDEPEKEKNWHEIYSFPLYNENNEVEAIIEYIKDPTETSSYKKAVNDLKQKLNFQKQTISDQETALRVLINQSKKTGDDVSKNMIYNINISLKPIIHSLKIRLKDKEELKYLEILEQRLDKIASPFLKRISSQEYNLTPTEIQVAKLIREGNKIKDIASMLQVSVKTVCFHRMNIRKKLKLVNSNANLQTYLSKLN; encoded by the coding sequence ATGAATGATGCAGAGTTTCTAAAGGAATTAATACGACGTAAGAATAGTATTGACCGCAAAGAAAAATTTGAACAGTTCTTTAAATTTATATTTAACAATATCCGCGATGGCATCAGTATCCTGGATGTAAATTTGAATATAATCGGGGTTAATTCCCTACTGGAGAACTGGTTTTCGCATAAAATACCTTTTATCGGGGAAAAATGCTATAAAATATATCATAACCGGCAGGAACCATGCGTGGGATGCCCTACCTTAAAAGCAGTACAGCAAAAACGTACCATAAGGGGGATAATGCCTTACGATGAGCCAGAGAAAGAAAAAAACTGGCATGAGATTTATTCCTTTCCCCTATACAATGAAAATAATGAAGTGGAAGCTATTATCGAATATATTAAGGACCCTACTGAAACTTCCAGCTATAAAAAAGCAGTGAATGATTTAAAGCAGAAACTGAATTTTCAAAAACAAACTATTTCTGATCAGGAAACAGCCTTAAGAGTCCTGATTAATCAATCTAAAAAAACCGGGGACGATGTTTCCAAGAACATGATTTACAATATAAATATTTCTTTAAAACCAATAATCCATAGTCTAAAAATAAGGTTAAAGGATAAGGAAGAACTAAAATATTTAGAAATCCTGGAGCAGAGGCTGGATAAGATTGCCTCTCCTTTTTTAAAAAGGATAAGTTCCCAGGAATATAATTTAACTCCCACTGAGATACAGGTAGCAAAACTTATAAGGGAAGGTAATAAAATAAAGGATATTGCCAGCATGCTGCAGGTTTCGGTAAAAACGGTATGCTTCCATAGGATGAATATCAGAAAGAAACTCAAGCTGGTAAACAGTAATGCTAATCTCCAGACCTACCTTAGTAAATTAAATTAG
- a CDS encoding amidohydrolase family protein: protein MLIDAHTHLWPGDETTPSMVAYLKKRNIWDPSSRALTAEGLLEVMDKEEIEISLVAGISLKTGADNEVYRKVNNYLASEINKGNQRLLGLAVADPLGGQSSLDLIKEFIEDFGFKGLKLHPSFQEFYPHDQKLYPLYELMENYRLPILFHTGYIGIAPFKNYYSMPEYLDQVAGDFPNLTILLSHAGKPWFDDTAVMLRKHANVYVDVSSNMGRPQDLAYKPMEEFLYKVKIWVGNFDRLLFGSDYPLYDQRDTLSAIYRAADSLNQTYNNFISDDDMEKIFYRNSQKLIDSWG from the coding sequence ATGTTAATAGATGCTCATACCCACCTGTGGCCTGGTGACGAGACCACGCCTTCAATGGTGGCTTATTTGAAGAAAAGAAATATCTGGGATCCTTCCAGCAGGGCCTTAACAGCAGAAGGTTTGCTGGAAGTAATGGATAAGGAAGAAATTGAAATCAGCCTGGTTGCCGGTATATCTTTAAAGACCGGGGCTGATAATGAGGTATACCGAAAAGTAAATAATTACCTGGCATCAGAGATAAATAAAGGCAACCAACGTCTTTTGGGATTAGCAGTAGCTGATCCTTTAGGGGGCCAGTCTTCCCTGGACCTTATTAAGGAATTTATTGAAGATTTTGGTTTTAAGGGATTAAAGCTGCACCCTTCATTTCAGGAATTCTACCCCCATGACCAAAAGCTATATCCCTTGTACGAATTAATGGAAAACTATAGGCTGCCAATTCTTTTCCACACCGGTTATATAGGTATTGCCCCCTTTAAAAATTATTATTCCATGCCGGAATATTTGGATCAGGTAGCCGGAGACTTCCCTAATCTTACCATATTGCTGTCCCATGCAGGTAAGCCCTGGTTTGACGATACTGCAGTCATGCTCAGGAAGCATGCTAATGTGTATGTGGATGTTAGCAGTAATATGGGGCGGCCACAGGATTTAGCCTATAAGCCTATGGAAGAATTCTTATATAAAGTAAAGATATGGGTAGGTAATTTTGACCGGTTACTGTTTGGTTCGGACTATCCGTTATATGACCAGAGGGACACCTTATCTGCTATATACAGAGCGGCTGATTCTCTAAACCAAACTTATAATAATTTTATTTCAGATGACGATATGGAAAAAATATTTTACAGAAACAGTCAAAAATTAATAGATTCGTGGGGGTAA
- a CDS encoding triose-phosphate isomerase codes for MNYQKKMVVGSSWKIYFKSITKSIEYIEVLGKNLDFVDESKLEIYTLPDFISLGAISTLERNPLIHLGAQDMFWEDQGPYTGEVSPLLLKDIGCKYVYIGHSERRIYFGENDHTINQKVLAAYRNGLIPILLVGETWEEYKAGQTAEVLRQQLGIALEGIPASFLKELVLVYEPRWAIGKKETASREVIQKSHLLVQEAIGQLYGQDMSSVARVIYGGSVNYDNSQDIIKIPEVDGLAITRGALDPAEFVKIIKLVAQEAGERAGRNNQG; via the coding sequence ATGAATTACCAAAAAAAAATGGTGGTAGGTTCCAGCTGGAAGATATATTTTAAATCTATTACCAAGTCTATAGAATACATAGAGGTTTTGGGGAAAAATCTAGATTTTGTGGATGAGTCCAAACTGGAAATATACACCTTACCGGACTTTATATCCCTGGGGGCAATTTCAACCTTGGAGCGTAATCCTCTTATCCATCTGGGTGCCCAGGATATGTTCTGGGAAGATCAAGGCCCATATACCGGTGAAGTATCACCTTTATTGCTAAAGGATATTGGGTGTAAATATGTTTATATCGGCCATTCAGAAAGAAGAATATATTTTGGTGAAAATGACCATACTATTAACCAGAAAGTTCTGGCTGCCTACAGAAATGGTTTGATCCCCATTCTACTGGTGGGTGAAACTTGGGAGGAATATAAGGCAGGACAAACTGCGGAAGTTTTAAGACAGCAGCTGGGTATTGCTTTGGAAGGCATTCCTGCTTCTTTTCTTAAAGAACTGGTACTGGTCTATGAACCCCGGTGGGCTATAGGCAAAAAAGAAACTGCTTCCCGGGAAGTAATCCAAAAATCCCATCTATTGGTACAGGAGGCTATTGGTCAATTATATGGCCAGGACATGTCTTCAGTGGCCAGGGTTATATATGGGGGAAGCGTTAACTATGACAATAGCCAGGACATAATAAAAATTCCTGAAGTGGATGGCTTGGCCATAACCAGGGGTGCTTTAGACCCTGCAGAATTTGTAAAAATTATAAAATTAGTAGCACAGGAAGCAGGGGAGCGTGCGGGTAGAAACAATCAGGGTTAA
- a CDS encoding 2,4-dienoyl-CoA reductase: MSNKDTALAQPIKIGKRTAKNRFVIQPMECADSSDTGGFSERSLRRYRNLFEGDAGVIVFESITMQYDSRARNAQISLQPGNKDNIKEWENFIKEMKKINPDPLLIVQLNHSGEVSGSSFSKRVCVKPLHGFGGEVIGEDYVEDTIDLFVEASRILYELGADGVDLKFCHGYFGSQVLRPYNDRKWKYGGPWENRRRFAFDMVEKVRDLVDDKFIVGSKVSMWEGFPGGQGTAGPDTGIIDLTESIDLCKGLEERGANFILESTGNPSVTMELHMPYRKKPDDVYLHFTMAKTIKENVGKDMVVMGGAYSVLNDGHNFLRAVQPEWNSLFHWGNYNIEHGYADMVALGRQSLADPKLPAKYLEDREDEIKWCVACDKCVELLIRQENVGCAAHYREYTDILRKARKEQGTLRAKVTAED; the protein is encoded by the coding sequence ATGAGCAACAAAGATACCGCTCTGGCGCAACCAATCAAGATAGGTAAAAGGACGGCTAAAAACCGGTTTGTCATCCAGCCTATGGAATGCGCAGATTCTAGTGATACCGGTGGGTTTTCTGAAAGGTCACTAAGGCGTTACCGAAACTTGTTTGAAGGTGATGCAGGGGTAATAGTTTTTGAATCTATTACCATGCAGTATGATAGCAGGGCACGAAATGCCCAAATAAGCCTACAGCCGGGAAACAAGGACAACATCAAGGAATGGGAAAATTTCATTAAGGAAATGAAGAAAATTAACCCTGACCCATTACTGATAGTCCAGCTTAACCACTCTGGTGAAGTATCTGGCAGCTCCTTTTCTAAAAGAGTATGTGTTAAGCCCCTCCATGGCTTTGGGGGAGAAGTTATTGGTGAGGATTACGTAGAAGACACTATTGATTTGTTTGTAGAAGCATCCAGGATTTTATATGAACTGGGGGCTGACGGGGTAGATTTGAAGTTCTGCCATGGTTATTTTGGTTCTCAGGTATTGAGACCATATAATGACCGAAAATGGAAATACGGCGGACCCTGGGAAAACAGGAGAAGATTTGCTTTTGATATGGTAGAAAAAGTTAGAGACTTGGTGGACGATAAGTTTATAGTAGGCTCCAAGGTATCCATGTGGGAAGGATTTCCTGGAGGACAGGGTACCGCAGGTCCAGATACCGGAATTATCGATTTAACTGAATCCATTGACCTTTGTAAAGGCCTGGAGGAAAGGGGAGCAAACTTTATACTTGAATCTACCGGCAACCCTTCAGTAACCATGGAGCTACACATGCCCTACAGGAAAAAACCGGATGACGTATACCTGCACTTTACCATGGCCAAAACTATTAAGGAAAATGTGGGCAAAGACATGGTAGTTATGGGCGGTGCATATTCTGTTCTCAACGACGGGCATAATTTCTTGCGTGCAGTACAGCCTGAATGGAATTCACTCTTCCACTGGGGTAACTACAATATAGAGCACGGATATGCCGATATGGTTGCTTTGGGAAGGCAGTCCTTAGCCGATCCCAAACTTCCAGCTAAATATCTGGAAGACAGGGAAGATGAGATTAAATGGTGTGTTGCCTGTGACAAATGTGTTGAACTGTTAATTAGGCAGGAAAATGTTGGCTGTGCAGCACATTACAGGGAATATACTGATATTCTACGAAAAGCCAGGAAAGAACAAGGCACATTGAGGGCTAAGGTAACTGCTGAAGACTAA
- a CDS encoding MBL fold metallo-hydrolase, with protein MRVETIRVKKSKPVDGLISNPLKCRKGELKLVLLGTGNPFGGFYRTRPASILVAGSHYFLIDCGSGAVQRLLQAGVFPSQVNHLFFTHHHADHNAGFIDFVYTSCFPREVPRREQKLMVLGPTNTVQVLTKMRDSLDYDFSTRPSFTPEVTEIEYKQSNGGLVYQQDDVKVFAFEVDHGNYSPAVGYRFEYLGKVVVFSGDTRPCEGIRRYSKGAHILVHESYNPQFVKLAGSIYGNSDTAVIINNAQKKHTSVQEVAQLAAQCQVNHLVLTHHIPSITPAREVEREYIKGMKKIFKGPITVGRDLTLIS; from the coding sequence GTGCGGGTAGAAACAATCAGGGTTAAAAAAAGCAAGCCGGTAGATGGCCTGATCAGCAATCCCCTTAAATGCCGAAAAGGTGAGCTTAAGTTAGTTTTGCTGGGAACCGGGAATCCCTTTGGAGGATTTTACCGTACCCGTCCAGCCAGCATACTGGTAGCCGGAAGTCATTATTTTTTAATAGATTGTGGCAGCGGGGCCGTACAAAGACTTCTGCAGGCGGGGGTATTTCCTTCCCAGGTAAACCATTTATTTTTTACCCACCATCATGCGGACCATAATGCTGGTTTTATAGATTTTGTCTATACCAGCTGCTTCCCCCGGGAAGTGCCAAGAAGGGAACAAAAATTGATGGTACTAGGACCTACCAATACGGTTCAAGTATTAACCAAGATGCGGGATTCCCTTGATTATGATTTTAGCACCAGGCCTTCTTTTACCCCGGAGGTAACAGAGATAGAGTATAAGCAGTCTAATGGAGGGCTGGTCTACCAACAGGATGATGTTAAGGTGTTTGCCTTTGAGGTGGACCATGGCAATTACAGCCCTGCAGTAGGCTACCGGTTTGAATACTTGGGGAAAGTGGTGGTTTTCTCTGGCGATACCAGGCCCTGTGAGGGTATAAGGCGTTACTCGAAAGGTGCCCATATCTTGGTGCATGAATCCTATAACCCCCAATTCGTTAAACTTGCTGGAAGTATTTATGGCAATAGCGATACGGCTGTCATTATTAATAATGCCCAAAAAAAGCATACTTCGGTTCAAGAGGTGGCCCAGTTAGCTGCCCAATGCCAGGTAAACCACCTGGTGCTTACCCATCATATACCCTCCATTACCCCTGCCCGGGAAGTGGAAAGGGAATATATAAAGGGGATGAAAAAGATTTTCAAGGGGCCTATTACCGTAGGCAGGGATTTAACCTTAATATCTTGA
- a CDS encoding class I SAM-dependent methyltransferase: MAGTCKICGSRTTELRCQPSKIIYHVCSNCQYICKDDAFLVSDIEQRQRYQQHNNSLGNPGYRAYFNDFIQAAVIPFCNGKNGLDFGSGPSPVLALILEEKYGFMMDTYDLFFAPFKIYEDKKYDLVTATEVVEHLANPLKYFRLFKTLLKQDGLLSVMTQFHPSASSKFLKWYYIRDITHISFYTLDTMKHIAEILGLIILYTDNQKYISFKTS; this comes from the coding sequence ATGGCCGGAACCTGTAAAATATGCGGCAGCAGAACAACTGAGTTAAGGTGCCAACCCTCCAAAATAATTTACCATGTATGCAGCAATTGCCAGTATATCTGCAAAGATGATGCTTTTTTAGTATCTGATATCGAACAGAGACAAAGATATCAACAGCATAATAATTCATTAGGTAACCCTGGATACAGGGCTTATTTTAATGATTTTATCCAAGCGGCGGTAATTCCTTTCTGCAATGGAAAGAATGGGCTTGACTTTGGCAGCGGCCCTTCTCCGGTTTTGGCATTAATACTGGAGGAAAAATATGGTTTTATGATGGATACCTATGACCTTTTTTTTGCCCCGTTTAAAATTTATGAGGATAAAAAATATGATTTGGTTACTGCTACTGAAGTGGTAGAGCATCTGGCCAACCCCTTAAAATATTTCAGATTATTTAAAACCTTATTAAAGCAGGACGGCCTTCTTTCGGTAATGACGCAATTCCATCCTTCAGCCAGCAGTAAATTTTTGAAGTGGTATTATATCAGGGATATTACCCACATATCTTTCTATACTTTGGATACCATGAAACATATCGCGGAAATATTGGGTTTAATTATATTGTACACTGATAACCAAAAATATATTTCTTTTAAAACATCCTGA
- a CDS encoding phosphoenolpyruvate hydrolase family protein, with the protein MNKKFTRKEVIERLKQSIKKKKAILLASAGDGFTAKLLEKGGIDLIGLYNTGVYRHYGIGSLSGLLPIGRNNQMVLDYAPSVIQRLNGTPLVAGFCAQDPATLWEQLFREIKDMGIIGVQNFPTVGLIDAGSVFRMNLEESGLGFDQEVEMLRLAHKMDLFTVGYCFTPDEARAVAEAGVDIVAVHCGCTTGGLTGVKSVMTIQDAIGITNEFIEIAKEARPEHDFMVITHGGPMDNVENSQKVLAGTEAVGYTCGSSIERTAVEPVLIKATQEFKNMDINVPDWFKL; encoded by the coding sequence GTGAATAAAAAATTTACCAGGAAAGAAGTTATTGAAAGGTTAAAGCAATCCATAAAGAAGAAAAAAGCAATCCTATTGGCCAGTGCCGGGGACGGTTTTACTGCCAAATTGCTGGAAAAAGGCGGAATTGACTTAATAGGACTATATAATACCGGAGTATATCGGCATTACGGCATAGGTTCACTTTCCGGCCTTCTGCCCATAGGCAGGAACAATCAAATGGTTCTAGATTATGCCCCTTCGGTCATACAGAGACTTAACGGCACCCCTCTGGTGGCAGGATTTTGCGCCCAGGATCCAGCTACTTTATGGGAGCAGTTATTTCGGGAGATAAAGGATATGGGAATTATCGGGGTCCAAAATTTCCCTACAGTAGGATTAATTGATGCCGGCTCAGTATTCAGGATGAATTTGGAAGAATCAGGCCTGGGTTTTGATCAGGAAGTTGAAATGCTAAGACTGGCCCATAAGATGGACCTTTTTACAGTGGGCTATTGCTTTACCCCGGATGAAGCTAGAGCGGTTGCTGAAGCAGGAGTGGATATTGTTGCTGTTCACTGTGGATGCACAACGGGAGGTCTTACCGGGGTTAAATCAGTAATGACTATCCAGGATGCCATAGGTATCACTAATGAATTTATAGAAATTGCCAAGGAAGCCAGGCCTGAACATGATTTTATGGTTATTACCCATGGGGGCCCAATGGATAATGTGGAAAATTCCCAAAAAGTGCTGGCTGGTACTGAAGCTGTAGGTTATACCTGCGGTTCCAGCATAGAAAGAACCGCGGTAGAGCCTGTGCTGATAAAAGCTACCCAGGAATTTAAGAATATGGATATAAATGTACCGGACTGGTTTAAATTGTAG
- a CDS encoding phosphoenolpyruvate hydrolase family protein, whose translation MAKRYSREEILQQLREQVSNNKAVFMFGAGIGLTAKCAELGGADLIGLYSTAFWRMMGTSSLMAWLPYSNANDELVKYSKAILPVVKHTPCIAGIGAHDPTRDINLFVDEIMDLGFSGVSNEPFVGIYGKGFADMLENAGIGFSREVELIRIAHRNNIFTLAWTFDAGQAERMAEAGADVIGAMIGLTAGGLSGAKDTITLESAVRDTQEICKAAQKINPDAIIITHGGPFEDVKTAQYSILHTDAVGYASGSSGERIPTEKAIIDITKEYKAMSTG comes from the coding sequence ATGGCAAAGAGATATTCAAGAGAAGAAATACTGCAACAGCTTCGGGAGCAGGTTAGCAACAATAAAGCCGTATTTATGTTTGGAGCAGGCATAGGGCTTACTGCCAAATGTGCAGAATTAGGAGGGGCGGACCTAATTGGCCTTTATTCGACTGCCTTTTGGAGGATGATGGGTACTTCTTCCCTTATGGCCTGGTTGCCTTATTCCAATGCTAATGACGAACTGGTAAAATATTCAAAAGCCATTCTTCCCGTGGTCAAGCATACACCATGCATAGCGGGCATAGGTGCCCATGATCCTACCAGGGACATAAATTTATTTGTAGATGAGATTATGGATTTGGGTTTTTCAGGAGTCAGTAACGAACCTTTTGTTGGTATTTATGGAAAAGGTTTTGCCGATATGCTGGAAAATGCGGGGATTGGCTTCTCCCGGGAAGTAGAATTGATTAGGATAGCACACCGCAACAATATTTTTACCCTTGCCTGGACGTTCGATGCTGGCCAGGCAGAAAGAATGGCGGAAGCAGGAGCAGATGTAATTGGGGCTATGATTGGTTTGACTGCTGGTGGTTTAAGCGGAGCCAAGGATACCATAACACTGGAAAGTGCGGTCCGGGATACCCAAGAGATTTGCAAGGCTGCTCAAAAAATAAACCCTGATGCCATTATTATTACCCACGGGGGACCATTTGAAGACGTAAAAACGGCTCAATATTCTATTTTGCATACAGATGCGGTGGGTTATGCCTCTGGTTCCAGCGGAGAAAGAATTCCTACCGAAAAGGCAATTATCGATATTACTAAAGAGTATAAGGCAATGAGCACTGGTTAA